Proteins from one Microbacterium faecale genomic window:
- a CDS encoding App1 family protein translates to MASRPAQPAHDPARKILWIARFERRFHAWRERMARKRGRTPTVLPFPGYGGDGWVRVVGRVLILPSVRSKRRGDSVRGWRSFVGIAVGYATVTVTIGDNTHNVVADRGGVIDVTLPAHLPPGWQPFQMTVEGSSVEAHAFIVDPDVRFGVVSDVDDTVMVTALPRPLLAAWNSFVVNEHARQPVPGMAVLLDRLMRENPGAPMIYLSTGAWNVAPTLNRFLHRNLFPRGSMLLTDWGPTHDRWFRSGRAHKESNLRRLAQEFPQITWLLIGDDGQHDDEIYTTFTAEHPSSVAGVAIRRLTAAEAVLAGGRMSVDDHSAAGVPWVSSVDGAGLAKRLERLGLLS, encoded by the coding sequence ATGGCATCCCGACCAGCGCAGCCCGCACACGATCCCGCCCGCAAAATCCTGTGGATCGCACGCTTCGAACGCCGCTTCCATGCATGGCGTGAGCGTATGGCGCGCAAGCGCGGGCGCACGCCGACCGTCCTTCCGTTCCCCGGCTACGGCGGCGATGGGTGGGTGCGTGTCGTCGGGCGCGTTCTGATCCTGCCTTCCGTGCGGTCGAAGAGGCGCGGCGACAGCGTGCGCGGGTGGCGCTCATTCGTCGGGATCGCCGTCGGATACGCGACCGTGACGGTCACGATCGGTGACAACACGCACAACGTGGTCGCCGACCGCGGCGGCGTGATCGACGTGACTCTGCCAGCCCATCTGCCGCCGGGATGGCAGCCGTTTCAGATGACCGTCGAGGGCTCGAGCGTCGAGGCCCACGCGTTCATCGTGGATCCAGACGTGCGCTTCGGCGTCGTCAGCGACGTCGACGACACGGTGATGGTGACGGCGCTCCCCCGTCCGCTGCTCGCGGCATGGAACTCGTTCGTCGTCAACGAACACGCACGTCAGCCCGTCCCCGGCATGGCGGTGCTCCTCGATCGGCTCATGCGCGAGAATCCCGGGGCGCCGATGATCTATCTCTCCACGGGCGCGTGGAACGTCGCGCCGACGCTCAACCGGTTCCTGCACCGCAACCTGTTCCCGCGCGGCTCGATGCTGCTCACCGACTGGGGCCCCACGCACGACCGGTGGTTCCGCAGTGGACGCGCCCACAAGGAGTCGAACCTCCGGCGGCTCGCCCAGGAGTTCCCGCAGATCACCTGGCTGCTCATCGGCGACGACGGCCAGCACGACGATGAGATCTACACGACGTTCACCGCCGAGCATCCCTCGTCCGTCGCAGGCGTCGCGATCCGCCGTCTGACCGCCGCGGAAGCCGTGCTCGCGGGGGGCCGCATGTCGGTCGACGACCACTCGGCGGCGGGCGTTCCCTGGGTCTCGTCGGTCGACGGCGCCGGTCTCGCCAAGCGCCTCGAGCGCCTCGGTCTCCTGTCCTAA